Proteins encoded by one window of Deltaproteobacteria bacterium:
- a CDS encoding serine protein kinase PrkA: MQNLDRIISDRHHNMPVSFEEFLETMVARPHQVLRNVFQVFHDMIKTFVSEEEDEYPDDPESIHFVNYDCAELFVEGTDHPFFADRLFANRFMEQVEALRRGTQQNKIYIFHGPPGCGKSTFLNNLLMKFEEYTKTEEGSRFESLWRLDRNLLGRLTEEERIPIFDKVVEVMAPFSSREDVDENDAGAGMPFPVREWGEAREAGEAEQADEEYIEVPCPSHDHPIVMIPKHYRRRFLDDLLANDEFKWKLFTEKEYEWIFRDSSCTICSSIYWALLRRLKNPLKVFRMLYARPYQFNRRLGEGISVFNPGDRPMRQNIMGNPVLQNRINNLLRDSNQVKYLFSRYAKTNNGIYALMDIKSHNVERLIELHNIISEGVHKVEDIEENVNSLLMALMNPEDKKNVQNLPSFSDRIEYINIPYVLDLNTEVAIYRNIFGRHIDDSFLPRVLHNFARVIISTRLSTKSEALLEWIGDPKKYGRYCDENLQLLKMEIYTGYIPSWLTEEDRKRFTAKRRRKIIAESVSEGARGFSGRDSIKIFSEFYSEYAREDKLIDMSTLCLFFTKIRQDLNRSIPDQFLVSLLDMYDYTILQEVKESLYYYNEAQIERDLLNYLFASNFDLGSVATCIFTGDRIEISDAFFEGIERRLLGESQDEKKRLSFRYDTQKAYASKTMTQEVMLEGIPLKETELYQSLHERYVFNLKEKVLEPFLKNENFRQAIKDFNEASFKSHDRRIREDVTFLMSNLCEKSKYTPQGAKEICIYVIDHELADKFAK, translated from the coding sequence ATGCAGAACCTGGACCGTATTATCAGCGACCGTCATCATAACATGCCGGTTTCATTTGAGGAGTTTTTGGAAACGATGGTTGCGAGGCCGCATCAGGTCTTGAGGAATGTGTTCCAGGTATTTCACGACATGATCAAAACCTTTGTCAGTGAAGAAGAGGACGAATATCCCGATGACCCCGAATCGATCCACTTCGTGAACTACGACTGCGCGGAGCTGTTTGTGGAAGGGACCGATCATCCCTTTTTCGCCGACAGGCTCTTTGCCAACCGTTTCATGGAACAGGTGGAGGCGCTCAGGAGGGGCACGCAACAAAACAAGATCTATATTTTTCACGGGCCGCCGGGGTGCGGCAAGAGCACCTTTTTAAACAATCTCCTGATGAAATTCGAGGAGTACACCAAGACAGAAGAAGGCTCCCGGTTCGAATCGCTGTGGCGTCTCGATCGAAATCTTCTGGGCCGTCTGACCGAGGAGGAAAGGATCCCAATCTTTGATAAGGTGGTCGAGGTGATGGCGCCCTTTTCCAGCCGGGAGGATGTTGATGAAAACGATGCGGGGGCCGGGATGCCGTTTCCGGTCAGGGAGTGGGGGGAGGCACGCGAGGCCGGAGAAGCGGAGCAGGCCGATGAAGAATATATAGAGGTTCCCTGCCCGAGCCATGACCACCCCATCGTCATGATCCCCAAGCATTACCGGCGTAGGTTTCTGGACGACCTGCTTGCCAACGATGAATTTAAATGGAAGCTCTTTACGGAAAAAGAGTATGAATGGATTTTCAGGGACTCGTCCTGCACCATTTGCAGTTCGATTTACTGGGCTTTATTGAGAAGACTCAAGAATCCTTTGAAGGTGTTTCGCATGCTTTACGCGCGCCCCTATCAGTTCAACCGGCGGCTGGGGGAGGGCATCAGCGTGTTCAATCCTGGTGACCGTCCCATGCGTCAGAACATCATGGGCAACCCGGTACTGCAGAACCGCATCAACAACCTGCTGCGTGACAGCAACCAGGTGAAATATCTGTTTTCACGGTATGCTAAAACCAACAACGGCATTTACGCCCTCATGGATATCAAGTCGCATAACGTAGAGCGTTTGATCGAACTTCACAACATCATCAGTGAAGGGGTCCACAAGGTTGAAGATATCGAAGAAAACGTCAACTCGCTGCTCATGGCGCTCATGAACCCCGAAGACAAAAAAAATGTGCAGAATTTGCCGTCGTTTTCAGACCGCATCGAATACATAAACATTCCCTATGTGCTCGACCTCAACACGGAAGTCGCCATTTACCGGAATATTTTCGGCAGGCATATCGACGACAGTTTCCTTCCGCGCGTGCTGCACAATTTCGCCCGTGTCATCATATCGACGCGTTTGAGTACCAAATCCGAAGCACTTCTGGAATGGATCGGCGATCCTAAAAAATACGGTCGCTATTGCGACGAAAACCTGCAGCTTCTGAAAATGGAGATATACACCGGGTACATCCCTTCCTGGCTTACCGAAGAGGACCGCAAACGCTTCACGGCCAAGCGGCGCCGGAAAATAATCGCTGAATCGGTCTCAGAGGGCGCCCGTGGCTTTTCGGGACGGGATTCAATTAAGATCTTCAGCGAGTTTTACTCCGAATACGCCAGAGAGGACAAGCTTATCGACATGTCCACGCTGTGCCTGTTTTTTACCAAGATACGTCAGGATTTGAACCGTTCGATTCCCGATCAGTTTCTCGTTTCGCTGCTGGATATGTATGATTACACCATTTTGCAGGAGGTGAAGGAGTCGCTTTACTATTACAACGAGGCTCAAATTGAAAGGGACCTTTTGAACTACCTTTTTGCGAGCAATTTTGACCTTGGCAGCGTGGCCACCTGTATTTTTACCGGTGACCGGATCGAGATTTCAGATGCATTTTTCGAGGGCATCGAGCGCCGGCTGCTGGGGGAAAGTCAGGATGAAAAGAAGCGCCTGTCCTTCAGGTACGACACCCAGAAAGCATACGCATCCAAGACGATGACGCAGGAGGTGATGCTGGAGGGGATCCCCTTAAAGGAAACCGAGCTTTATCAAAGCCTGCACGAGCGCTACGTTTTCAACCTGAAGGAAAAGGTGCTTGAGCCCTTCCTCAAAAATGAAAATTTCCGTCAGGCGATCAAGGATTTTAACGAAGCGTCGTTCAAGTCCCACGACCGGCGCATACGGGAGGACGTCACCTTCTTGATGTCCAATCTTTGCGAGAAAAGCAAATATACGCCGCAGGGCGCCAAGGAGATCTGCATCTATGTCATCGATCATGAGCTTGCCGATAAATTCGCGAAATGA
- a CDS encoding SpoVR family protein: MELIGQHTKKIMEGCKERAREAGLRFEDESLEYIVTNRDLLELSPKLMIPTLYDYWVHDVEVLKEKGKYELYPGNPYETVINTRPAISFYNDNNPDWLNVMIFYHVLGHIDFFQNNIYFQHTWDYDFTGQALADKRLIARLRAEKNKWVDYVIEFARGIDNLVGYHETLAEMNGGTRDDQSKRLNYYFDIFLQTVLNVQINTYVKEIERYNQCIGENGELGEDSFFAEVEKKHPEFRALFQKNLEKKSDGHLDLLQYLMEHSDVLNREENRWMKTVMQVVRKTSLFFQPQIRTKIMNEGWASYWHERLFIEDERIRGHEVDFARVNAAVTFLPRVGLNPYALGMRLFSEIEEMADKGRYAFAFQRLRDAGARKTFDAETGQGRNYIFSVRENFCDSMFINIFLTQEFMNRHNLFVAGKRLNKTKMVWEYYVRSRDVGEYLKMIGNTLYHPPHITVKDRDDDGQELYLVHHFEGKPLVKEFIANTMMGIEYLWGKPVKLETSEVAARTPEKPPTPAAYPAISTPVDGEPGGIVWRRVEYKMENRKLSRREL; this comes from the coding sequence ATGGAGCTCATCGGCCAACATACCAAAAAGATCATGGAGGGCTGCAAGGAACGCGCCCGGGAGGCCGGGCTGCGTTTCGAGGACGAAAGTCTGGAATACATCGTCACCAACCGCGACCTTCTGGAACTGTCTCCCAAGTTGATGATACCGACCCTCTACGACTACTGGGTGCACGATGTGGAAGTGCTCAAGGAAAAAGGGAAGTATGAGCTTTATCCGGGCAACCCGTATGAGACCGTGATCAACACACGCCCGGCGATCTCCTTTTACAACGACAACAACCCCGACTGGCTCAACGTGATGATTTTCTATCATGTGCTGGGGCACATCGATTTTTTTCAGAACAATATCTACTTTCAACACACCTGGGACTACGATTTTACCGGTCAGGCACTGGCGGACAAGCGTCTGATCGCGCGCCTGCGGGCTGAAAAGAACAAGTGGGTGGACTATGTCATTGAATTCGCAAGGGGCATAGACAACCTGGTGGGGTATCATGAAACGCTGGCGGAAATGAACGGCGGCACCCGAGACGATCAGAGCAAGCGGTTGAATTACTATTTCGACATTTTTCTGCAGACGGTTCTGAATGTCCAGATCAACACGTATGTCAAGGAAATAGAACGCTACAACCAATGCATAGGTGAAAACGGCGAGCTGGGCGAAGACTCGTTCTTTGCGGAAGTAGAGAAGAAGCACCCGGAGTTCCGGGCGCTGTTCCAGAAAAACCTGGAAAAGAAATCCGACGGGCACCTGGACCTGCTTCAATATCTGATGGAGCACTCGGACGTTTTGAACAGGGAAGAGAACCGGTGGATGAAAACGGTGATGCAGGTTGTCCGCAAGACCAGCCTGTTCTTCCAGCCGCAGATCCGTACCAAGATCATGAACGAGGGGTGGGCCAGCTACTGGCACGAGCGGCTGTTTATCGAGGACGAGCGCATCCGTGGCCACGAAGTGGATTTTGCCAGGGTCAACGCCGCGGTGACCTTTCTGCCGCGCGTGGGCTTGAACCCCTACGCATTGGGAATGCGGCTTTTTTCAGAAATCGAGGAGATGGCCGACAAGGGCCGCTACGCTTTTGCGTTCCAGCGTCTGAGGGATGCCGGGGCGAGAAAGACGTTTGACGCCGAAACCGGCCAAGGCCGAAACTATATTTTCAGCGTACGTGAGAATTTCTGCGACTCCATGTTCATCAACATCTTTCTGACCCAGGAGTTCATGAACCGCCACAACCTATTTGTGGCCGGAAAGAGGCTGAACAAAACAAAGATGGTTTGGGAATACTACGTCAGAAGTCGCGATGTCGGTGAGTACCTAAAGATGATTGGGAATACACTCTACCATCCTCCCCATATCACCGTCAAAGACCGGGATGACGACGGTCAGGAACTGTATTTGGTGCATCATTTCGAAGGCAAACCCCTGGTGAAGGAGTTCATCGCCAACACCATGATGGGCATCGAATATTTGTGGGGCAAACCGGTCAAGTTGGAAACCAGCGAAGTGGCGGCCAGGACACCTGAAAAACCACCGACACCGGCAGCCTATCCGGCCATTTCGACACCAGTAGACGGTGAACCGGGAGGCATCGTCTGGCGGCGGGTGGAATACAAGATGGAAAATCGAAAACTCAGCAGACGTGAATTGTAG